In Cyanobium sp. AMD-g, one genomic interval encodes:
- a CDS encoding ligase-associated DNA damage response DEXH box helicase encodes MDRSFAAALRPIEEWFSRRGWRPMPFQRQCWRAYLEGASGLIQVPTGSGKTYAAVMGPIAAMLAEKGGAEPDGGLRLVVLTPLRALSRDLLLAIREPIETMGWPLRVGLRNGDTSSHERAKQLKAPPQILITTPESLSLLLAGPRAEALFADLEAVVIDEWHELMGSKRGSQSELCLGWLRSRRPELRTWAISATIGNLEEAARAAVGVGVVPRIITARIRRDTQIRSLLPDTIDGFPWAGHLGLRMYEELVAAMEPDVSTLLFTNTRNQAERWHQCLRFACPEMEGSLALHHSAIDRAAREAIEAGVKAAAIRWVVCTSSLDLGVDFQPVERVVQIGSAKNLARLLQRAGRSAHQPGGTAQVLFMPTNALELLEVSAMRRGLGEGLVEHRRPPQEPLDVLLQHLVSLACGPGFEPEATWEAVRRTWSYRQLERSRWEWCLRFLEVGGDCLGAYPRYRKLEREPAEASAGVPQRFVVRETAVARLHRLNIGTISADRAVTVRFVRGAVLGHVEEVFIGRLKPGDVFFFAGRQLEFVRLREMTAMVKATTRRSAMVPAWGGGQMALSDLLSAHLRQEVDRCARALDGEKGFILDTGELRALRPLLERQVLLSALPRRQQFLVEVCNTREGSHLYAYPFEGRFVHEGLGFLWSWRLARHHPGTFTVSVNDYGFELLAARDYPFEELLELHGDTLLDPEGLLEDLERAINLSELCRRRFRSIAQVSGLVVNGYPGQARSGGQLQISAALLFDVFERHEPGNLLLAQARSEVLQEQLDFGRLLSTLQRLRASEWLQRRLPRPGPMAFPLLAERLNNRMSNESLLERLQKLRQQAERAEGS; translated from the coding sequence TTGGACCGTTCCTTCGCGGCAGCGCTGCGGCCCATCGAGGAATGGTTCTCCCGCCGCGGCTGGCGGCCGATGCCGTTCCAGCGGCAGTGCTGGCGGGCCTACCTGGAAGGGGCCAGCGGCCTGATCCAGGTGCCCACCGGCTCCGGCAAGACCTACGCCGCCGTGATGGGGCCGATCGCGGCGATGCTGGCCGAGAAGGGGGGCGCCGAACCGGATGGCGGTCTGCGTCTGGTGGTGCTGACGCCCCTGCGGGCCCTGAGCCGCGACCTGCTGCTGGCGATCCGGGAACCGATCGAGACCATGGGCTGGCCGTTGCGGGTGGGACTGCGCAACGGCGACACCAGCAGCCACGAACGCGCCAAGCAGCTGAAGGCGCCGCCGCAGATCCTGATCACCACCCCCGAATCCCTCTCGCTGCTGCTGGCCGGCCCCCGGGCCGAGGCGCTGTTCGCCGACCTCGAGGCGGTGGTGATCGATGAGTGGCACGAGCTGATGGGCAGCAAGCGGGGCTCGCAGAGCGAACTGTGCCTGGGCTGGCTGCGGAGTCGGCGACCGGAGCTGCGCACCTGGGCCATCAGCGCCACCATCGGCAACCTGGAGGAGGCGGCCCGCGCCGCGGTGGGTGTCGGCGTCGTGCCACGCATCATCACCGCCCGGATCCGGCGGGACACCCAGATCCGCAGCCTGCTGCCCGACACGATCGACGGCTTCCCCTGGGCGGGTCACCTGGGCCTGCGCATGTACGAGGAGCTGGTGGCGGCCATGGAGCCGGATGTCTCCACCCTGCTGTTCACCAATACCCGCAACCAGGCGGAGCGCTGGCACCAGTGCCTGCGTTTCGCCTGCCCGGAAATGGAGGGGTCCCTGGCTCTGCACCACAGCGCCATCGACCGGGCCGCCCGTGAAGCCATCGAGGCGGGGGTGAAGGCCGCCGCGATCCGCTGGGTGGTCTGCACCAGCTCCCTCGATCTGGGGGTCGACTTCCAGCCGGTGGAGCGGGTGGTGCAGATCGGCAGTGCCAAGAACCTGGCCCGGCTGCTGCAGCGGGCGGGCCGTTCGGCCCACCAGCCTGGGGGCACGGCCCAGGTGCTGTTCATGCCCACCAACGCCCTGGAGCTGCTGGAGGTCTCCGCGATGCGCCGCGGGCTGGGGGAGGGGCTGGTGGAACACCGCCGCCCGCCGCAGGAACCGCTGGATGTGCTGCTGCAGCACCTGGTGAGCCTGGCCTGCGGCCCGGGCTTCGAGCCCGAGGCGACATGGGAGGCTGTGCGCCGCACCTGGAGCTACCGCCAGCTGGAGCGGAGCCGCTGGGAGTGGTGCCTGCGCTTTCTCGAGGTCGGCGGCGACTGCCTGGGGGCCTATCCGCGCTACCGCAAGCTGGAGCGGGAGCCGGCGGAGGCAAGCGCGGGCGTCCCCCAGCGCTTCGTGGTGCGGGAGACGGCGGTGGCCCGCCTGCACCGGCTCAACATCGGCACGATCAGCGCCGACCGCGCCGTGACCGTGCGCTTCGTGCGTGGGGCCGTGCTGGGGCATGTGGAAGAAGTGTTCATCGGCCGGCTCAAACCCGGGGATGTCTTCTTCTTCGCCGGCCGCCAGCTGGAGTTCGTGCGGTTGCGGGAGATGACCGCGATGGTCAAGGCCACGACACGCCGCAGCGCCATGGTTCCGGCCTGGGGCGGGGGCCAGATGGCACTCTCCGACCTGCTCAGCGCCCATCTGCGCCAGGAGGTGGATCGCTGCGCCCGCGCCCTCGACGGGGAGAAGGGATTCATTCTGGACACAGGCGAGCTGCGGGCCCTGCGGCCGCTGCTGGAGCGCCAGGTGCTGCTCTCCGCCCTGCCCCGCCGCCAGCAGTTTCTGGTGGAGGTGTGCAACACCCGCGAGGGCAGCCATCTCTACGCCTACCCCTTCGAAGGACGTTTCGTGCATGAGGGCCTGGGCTTCCTCTGGTCGTGGCGGCTGGCCCGCCACCATCCCGGCACCTTCACGGTGTCGGTGAACGACTACGGCTTTGAGCTGCTGGCGGCTCGGGACTACCCCTTCGAGGAGCTGCTGGAGCTGCACGGGGACACCCTGCTGGATCCTGAAGGGCTGCTCGAGGATCTGGAGCGGGCGATCAACCTCTCAGAGCTGTGCCGCCGCCGTTTCCGCTCCATCGCCCAGGTGAGTGGGCTGGTGGTGAACGGCTATCCCGGCCAGGCCCGCTCCGGCGGCCAGTTGCAGATCAGTGCCGCTTTGCTCTTCGATGTGTTCGAGCGCCATGAGCCGGGCAATCTGCTGCTGGCCCAGGCCCGCAGCGAAGTGCTGCAGGAGCAGCTCGATTTCGGACGCCTGCTCAGCACCCTGCAGCGGTTGCGGGCCAGTGAATGGTTGCAGCGGCGCCTGCCGAGGCCAGGCCCGATGGCCTTCCCGCTGCTGGCGGAGCGTCTCAACAACCGGATGAGCAATGAATCGCTGCTGGAGCGGCTCCAGAAGCTGCGGCAACAGGCGGAACGGGCGGAGGGGTCGTGA
- a CDS encoding DUF350 domain-containing protein, translating to MVKPLLQMLLMVGWTFLGIILIYLGLLLFDRLSPIDYRAEIRRGNIAAGVVLGAVILAIAAVVVAVLST from the coding sequence ATGGTCAAACCACTGCTCCAGATGCTGCTGATGGTCGGCTGGACCTTTCTTGGCATCATCCTCATCTACCTCGGGCTGCTGCTCTTCGATCGCCTCTCCCCGATCGACTATCGCGCCGAGATCCGCCGCGGCAACATCGCCGCCGGGGTGGTGCTGGGGGCCGTGATTCTGGCCATCGCCGCCGTGGTGGTGGCCGTGCTCTCCACCTGA
- a CDS encoding polyamine aminopropyltransferase produces MTPRRLAALTPLQVRVLLAAAAISSTVSLVLELMLATQASYLLGDHALATGVVIGTFLAAMGLGAWLSQFLAVGPEPGFALLQWFLAVELALAPLCLLAPLALFALFRVGGPVWLGLVVCTVLVGVLGGMEVPLLTRLLECGQQLRVALARVLALDYLGALVGALLFPLVLLPWLGLLPTAGLLALVPLASCVAIAVVFPVGLRWRRAIAVAFPVIALAGWGLVPLGDRIEDGLYDDPVVSRLQSRHQRIVLTRRRDDLRLFLDGQLQFSSLDEYRYHEALVHPAMALQGRPQRVLLLGAGDGLALREVLRWPGVRQVDLLELDPAMARLAREQPFLRRLNGASLEDGRVRLVFGDAFEQVRQLRGTYDVIIADFPDPATPPLARLYSVTFYGRLLRRLAPDGMLVTQASTPFFSPKVLASIQATLTELNLTTRPYGVDVPSFGPWGFVLAHRGRKQPAQAVLPFQGRWIDQGQLDRLFPLSRDLALPPGERVLPNRLHRPVLADYQRQGRWREN; encoded by the coding sequence GTGACACCGCGTCGCCTTGCGGCCCTCACACCCCTGCAGGTGCGGGTGCTGCTGGCGGCGGCGGCCATCTCCTCCACGGTCAGCCTGGTGCTGGAACTGATGCTGGCCACCCAGGCCAGCTACCTGCTGGGCGACCACGCCCTGGCCACCGGCGTGGTGATCGGCACGTTCCTGGCCGCCATGGGGCTGGGCGCCTGGCTGAGCCAGTTCCTGGCCGTTGGCCCCGAGCCCGGCTTCGCCCTGCTGCAGTGGTTTCTGGCCGTGGAACTGGCCCTGGCTCCCCTGTGCCTGCTGGCGCCCCTGGCCCTGTTCGCCCTCTTCCGGGTGGGCGGGCCGGTGTGGCTGGGCCTGGTGGTCTGCACCGTGCTGGTGGGGGTGCTCGGTGGCATGGAGGTGCCCCTGCTGACCCGGCTGCTGGAGTGTGGTCAGCAGTTGCGGGTGGCCCTGGCCCGGGTGCTGGCCCTGGATTACCTGGGGGCTCTGGTGGGGGCCCTGCTGTTCCCCCTGGTGCTGCTCCCCTGGCTGGGCCTGCTGCCCACCGCTGGCTTGCTGGCCCTGGTGCCCCTGGCCAGTTGCGTGGCCATCGCTGTCGTTTTCCCGGTGGGGCTCCGCTGGCGCCGCGCGATCGCCGTGGCCTTTCCCGTGATCGCCTTGGCCGGCTGGGGGCTGGTTCCCCTAGGGGATCGGATCGAGGATGGCCTCTACGACGATCCGGTGGTGAGCCGCCTGCAGAGCCGCCACCAGCGGATCGTGCTCACCCGTCGCCGCGACGACCTGCGCCTGTTCCTCGACGGGCAACTGCAGTTCTCGAGCCTCGATGAGTACCGCTACCACGAGGCCCTGGTGCATCCTGCGATGGCGCTGCAGGGCCGGCCGCAGCGGGTGCTGCTGCTGGGGGCGGGGGATGGCCTGGCCCTGCGGGAGGTGCTGCGCTGGCCCGGCGTGCGGCAGGTGGATCTGCTGGAGCTCGACCCCGCCATGGCGCGACTGGCCCGGGAGCAGCCGTTCCTGCGGCGCCTCAACGGCGCCAGCCTGGAGGACGGACGGGTGCGGCTGGTGTTCGGCGACGCCTTCGAGCAGGTGCGGCAGCTGCGGGGCACCTATGACGTGATCATCGCCGACTTCCCCGACCCGGCCACGCCGCCGCTGGCCCGGCTTTACAGCGTCACCTTCTACGGGCGCCTGCTGCGGCGCCTGGCCCCCGACGGCATGCTGGTCACCCAGGCCTCGACGCCCTTCTTCAGCCCCAAGGTGCTGGCCTCGATCCAGGCCACCCTGACGGAGCTGAACCTCACCACACGGCCCTACGGCGTGGATGTGCCCAGCTTCGGCCCCTGGGGATTCGTGCTGGCCCATCGGGGCCGGAAGCAACCGGCACAGGCGGTGCTGCCCTTCCAGGGCCGCTGGATCGACCAGGGGCAGCTCGACCGGCTCTTTCCCCTGAGCCGGGATCTGGCTCTGCCGCCGGGGGAGCGGGTGCTGCCCAACCGCCTGCACCGGCCGGTGCTGGCCGACTACCAGCGCCAAGGGCGCTGGCGGGAGAACTGA
- a CDS encoding DUF4178 domain-containing protein: MAVWFLLPLLLLAAVALLLLRRSRLRRQAPKLLGRTLFNLTTGDIVQYDGRDWVVEDRLLYDDGGFQWLEYLLRDGRDGRWLSVCEDDWLEVSWLEDAPASELEGLSADFPDHLRCRGQLYHLKETGRASVSAAARVMNRRLHGCRFGDYEGEEGRVLSLERWEEGDDPGPPELSLGRRIDPAAPVLLPGDGRTVYR; this comes from the coding sequence ATGGCTGTCTGGTTCCTCCTGCCCCTGCTGCTGCTGGCCGCCGTTGCCCTGCTGCTGCTGCGGCGCTCGCGTCTGCGTCGCCAGGCGCCCAAGCTGCTGGGGCGCACGCTGTTCAACCTGACCACCGGCGACATCGTCCAGTACGACGGCCGGGACTGGGTGGTGGAGGACCGGCTCCTCTACGACGACGGTGGCTTCCAGTGGCTGGAGTATCTGCTGCGCGACGGCCGTGATGGTCGCTGGCTCAGCGTCTGTGAGGACGACTGGCTGGAGGTGAGCTGGCTGGAGGACGCTCCGGCCTCGGAGCTGGAGGGTCTGAGCGCCGATTTTCCCGATCACCTGCGCTGTCGCGGCCAGCTGTATCACCTCAAGGAAACGGGCCGGGCCTCGGTGAGCGCCGCCGCCCGGGTGATGAACAGGCGCCTGCACGGCTGCCGCTTCGGTGATTACGAGGGGGAGGAGGGCCGCGTCCTGTCGCTGGAACGCTGGGAGGAGGGGGACGATCCCGGCCCGCCTGAGCTCAGCCTGGGCCGGCGCATCGACCCGGCCGCCCCGGTGCTGCTGCCCGGTGATGGGCGCACGGTTTACCGCTGA
- a CDS encoding ATP-dependent DNA ligase — MQAFADLIQQLERAAGTRSRVDALANHLEAVGPADGAWALALLLGKRKRRLITGRRLRQICLERSGLPEWLFESCHAQVGDSAETIALLLPQLGLPPAPPLELPLAEWMEHRLPALAVLEAEAQAEAVLATWAALPDGQCFLFNKLLTGGFRVGVAAGLVTRALAQVSGLEEAELAHRLMGGFEPSAAAMEALLAPLEAGAAAPVSRPYPFCLASPLEAERLAASDAAGWQVEWKWDGIRAQLIRRSGQTFLWSRGEELINASFPELETVAKLLEPGTVLDGELTVWPAGASQPAGFGPLQRRLGRQKPGAALLRECPAAFVAYDLLEKSGQDLRPEPLSQRRAALEDLVRRLPETASTSADGLLRLSPLLTLGCWEDLEALRQQARSVGAEGLMLKALDSAYGVGRRRGLWWKHKLEPMELDVVLLYAQAGSGRRANLHTDYTFGLWDGDGRLVTFAKAYSGLDDGEITELDRWIRRHTTERFGPVRAVEPLQVFTLGFEGLQRSSRHRSGLAVRFPRILRWRRDRTPDSADSLSSALALLVTSAP, encoded by the coding sequence ATGCAGGCCTTCGCCGACCTCATCCAGCAACTGGAGCGCGCCGCCGGCACCCGGTCCCGGGTGGACGCGCTGGCCAACCATCTCGAGGCGGTCGGGCCGGCCGATGGCGCCTGGGCCCTGGCCCTGTTGCTGGGCAAGCGGAAGCGGCGGCTGATCACCGGCCGAAGATTGCGGCAGATCTGCCTGGAGCGTTCCGGGCTGCCCGAGTGGTTGTTTGAGTCCTGCCATGCCCAGGTGGGGGACTCGGCCGAGACCATCGCCCTGTTGCTCCCCCAGCTGGGCCTGCCGCCGGCCCCGCCCCTGGAGCTGCCGCTGGCCGAATGGATGGAGCATCGGCTGCCAGCTCTGGCTGTTCTGGAGGCCGAGGCGCAGGCGGAAGCGGTGCTGGCGACCTGGGCGGCTCTGCCCGACGGCCAGTGTTTCCTGTTCAACAAGCTGCTCACCGGCGGCTTTCGGGTCGGGGTGGCCGCTGGCCTGGTCACCCGGGCGCTGGCCCAGGTGTCAGGGCTGGAGGAGGCGGAGCTGGCCCACCGGCTGATGGGCGGATTCGAGCCCTCCGCCGCGGCGATGGAGGCCCTGCTGGCGCCCCTGGAGGCCGGCGCGGCCGCCCCGGTCAGCCGTCCCTATCCCTTCTGCCTGGCCTCCCCCCTGGAGGCGGAACGCCTGGCCGCCAGCGACGCCGCCGGCTGGCAGGTGGAGTGGAAGTGGGACGGGATCCGGGCCCAGCTGATCCGGCGCAGCGGTCAGACCTTTCTCTGGAGCCGCGGCGAGGAGCTGATCAATGCCAGCTTCCCTGAGCTGGAGACCGTCGCCAAGCTTCTGGAGCCAGGCACGGTGCTGGATGGGGAGCTGACTGTCTGGCCGGCCGGGGCGAGCCAGCCCGCCGGATTCGGCCCCCTGCAAAGGCGGCTGGGGCGCCAGAAACCCGGCGCCGCCCTGCTGCGGGAATGCCCGGCGGCCTTCGTCGCCTATGACCTGCTCGAAAAGAGTGGTCAGGACCTGCGCCCCGAACCCTTGAGCCAGCGCCGCGCCGCCCTGGAGGACCTGGTACGGCGGCTGCCGGAGACGGCCTCCACGTCCGCCGACGGGCTCCTGCGCCTCTCCCCTCTGCTGACGCTGGGGTGCTGGGAGGATCTTGAAGCCCTGCGCCAGCAGGCCCGATCGGTGGGCGCCGAAGGGCTGATGCTGAAGGCCCTCGATTCGGCCTATGGGGTCGGACGGCGCCGCGGGCTGTGGTGGAAACACAAGCTGGAGCCGATGGAACTCGATGTGGTGCTGCTTTACGCCCAGGCCGGCAGCGGCCGCCGCGCCAATCTCCACACCGACTACACCTTCGGCCTCTGGGACGGCGACGGCCGCCTGGTCACCTTCGCCAAGGCCTATTCGGGACTCGACGACGGCGAGATCACCGAGCTGGACCGCTGGATCCGCCGCCACACCACCGAGCGCTTCGGTCCGGTGCGGGCCGTCGAGCCGCTGCAGGTCTTCACCCTGGGCTTCGAGGGCCTGCAGCGCTCCTCCCGTCACCGCAGCGGCCTGGCTGTGCGTTTCCCGCGCATCCTGCGCTGGCGTCGCGACCGCACCCCCGACTCCGCCGACAGCCTCTCCAGCGCCCTGGCCCTGCTGGTGACTTCAGCCCCTTAG
- a CDS encoding ligase-associated DNA damage response exonuclease, whose product MVLPADGLIQLTPEGLYCPAAEAWIDPWRPVSRALITHGHADHARPGCGEYWAVRSGEGVLQQRLGAGITLTGVDYGEVRRLGGAVVSFHSAGHVLGSAQIRISAGGESWLISGDYKRDDDPSCAPFEPVAADVLITEATFGLPIYRWRPGHQVAAEILAWWREAPQQPSLLFAYAFGKAQRLLAELAALGLEEEVLLHGAVQALMAPYRSAGVALPPTRPLSEFPRGESLAGRLVIAPPSAHRSPWMKRFKAPRTAFVSGWMAVRGARRRRGFERGFALSDHADWDGLLRTVRDTGAGQVYVTHGNSDGLARFLREERGLAAEPLGRAFEGLESEEGEMEGAAAASVP is encoded by the coding sequence ATGGTCCTGCCGGCCGACGGCCTGATCCAACTCACACCCGAGGGGCTCTACTGTCCGGCCGCTGAAGCCTGGATCGACCCCTGGCGGCCGGTGAGCCGCGCCCTGATCACCCACGGCCACGCTGACCACGCCCGGCCGGGCTGCGGCGAATACTGGGCGGTGCGCTCAGGCGAGGGCGTGCTGCAGCAGCGGCTGGGGGCCGGCATCACCCTGACCGGGGTGGACTACGGAGAGGTGCGGCGCCTCGGCGGGGCCGTGGTGTCGTTCCATTCAGCCGGGCACGTCCTGGGCTCGGCCCAGATCCGGATCAGCGCCGGCGGAGAGAGCTGGCTGATCAGTGGCGACTACAAGCGGGATGACGACCCAAGCTGCGCCCCGTTCGAACCGGTGGCCGCCGACGTGCTGATCACCGAGGCCACGTTCGGGCTGCCGATCTACCGCTGGCGCCCCGGCCACCAAGTGGCGGCCGAGATCCTCGCCTGGTGGCGCGAGGCCCCCCAGCAACCCTCTCTGCTGTTCGCCTATGCCTTCGGCAAAGCCCAGCGGCTGCTGGCGGAACTGGCCGCCCTGGGGCTGGAGGAGGAGGTGCTGCTGCACGGGGCGGTGCAGGCCCTGATGGCGCCTTACCGGAGCGCTGGCGTGGCGCTGCCCCCGACACGGCCGCTGAGTGAGTTCCCCCGCGGCGAATCGCTGGCGGGGCGCCTGGTGATCGCTCCACCATCGGCCCATCGCTCCCCCTGGATGAAGCGGTTCAAGGCTCCCCGGACCGCCTTCGTCAGCGGCTGGATGGCGGTGCGGGGGGCCAGGCGGCGGCGTGGGTTCGAGCGGGGTTTCGCCCTCAGCGATCACGCCGACTGGGACGGCCTGCTGCGCACCGTGCGGGACACCGGCGCCGGTCAGGTGTACGTGACCCACGGCAACAGCGACGGCCTGGCCCGTTTTCTGCGGGAGGAGCGAGGCCTGGCGGCGGAACCGCTGGGGCGGGCGTTCGAGGGCCTGGAGAGCGAAGAGGGTGAGATGGAAGGTGCGGCTGCGGCATCGGTGCCCTGA
- a CDS encoding class I fructose-bisphosphate aldolase codes for MALDTHREDLEATALALARPGSGLLAADESTGTMGKRFEAIGLANNEDNRRAYRTLLATAPGLGESISGVILYEETFYQEAAPIAGQPGGSILELFQDQGLVVGIKLDLGVEPLAGGLAGETWCTGLRGLRERAARAYARGARFAKWRAVLRISADGCPSELCVRENAWGLARYARTAQEEGLVPIVEPEILMDGDHDILTTAAVQEWVLRSVYEALGQNGVFLEGTLLKPSMTLPGADSSERPNPEQVAAFTVRTLRRSVPPAVPAILFLSGGLGEEEASVFLSAIHHAAPDAPWHLGFSYGRALQHSCLSHWKGSDTAAGQAALLARARANGAAARGTYVAGSEPSDDAASLFVANYSY; via the coding sequence ATGGCACTCGACACCCATCGTGAGGACCTGGAGGCCACCGCCCTGGCCCTGGCAAGGCCGGGCAGCGGTCTGCTGGCGGCCGATGAATCCACCGGAACGATGGGCAAACGCTTTGAAGCGATCGGTCTGGCCAACAACGAGGACAACCGCCGCGCCTACCGCACCCTGCTGGCCACCGCCCCCGGCCTCGGCGAGTCGATCAGCGGCGTGATCCTCTACGAGGAAACCTTCTACCAGGAGGCGGCCCCCATCGCGGGCCAGCCGGGTGGATCGATCCTCGAGCTGTTCCAGGACCAGGGCCTTGTGGTGGGGATCAAACTGGATCTGGGCGTGGAGCCCCTGGCCGGCGGCCTGGCCGGCGAGACCTGGTGCACGGGCCTGCGGGGGCTGCGGGAACGGGCAGCCCGGGCCTACGCCCGCGGTGCCCGCTTCGCCAAATGGCGGGCGGTGCTGCGCATCAGCGCCGATGGCTGCCCCTCGGAGCTGTGCGTGCGCGAGAACGCCTGGGGCCTGGCCCGATACGCCCGCACGGCCCAGGAGGAGGGGCTGGTGCCGATCGTGGAGCCGGAGATCCTGATGGACGGTGACCACGACATCCTCACCACCGCGGCGGTGCAGGAGTGGGTGCTGCGCAGCGTCTACGAGGCCCTGGGCCAGAACGGGGTGTTTCTGGAGGGCACCCTGCTCAAGCCTTCGATGACCCTGCCCGGCGCCGACAGCTCCGAGCGCCCCAATCCCGAGCAGGTGGCTGCCTTCACCGTACGCACCCTGCGGCGCAGTGTTCCCCCCGCCGTGCCGGCGATCCTGTTCCTCTCCGGCGGCCTGGGCGAGGAGGAGGCCAGCGTGTTCCTTTCGGCGATTCACCATGCGGCCCCCGACGCTCCCTGGCACCTGGGTTTCTCCTACGGCCGCGCCCTGCAGCACTCGTGCCTCAGCCACTGGAAGGGGAGTGACACGGCGGCGGGTCAGGCGGCTCTGCTGGCCCGGGCCCGGGCCAATGGCGCGGCGGCTCGCGGGACCTACGTGGCCGGCTCCGAACCCTCCGATGACGCCGCCTCTCTGTTCGTGGCCAATTACAGCTATTGA
- the nadA gene encoding quinolinate synthase NadA translates to MAAAIEALKKQRNAIILAHYYQDDAIQDCADFIGDSLELSRRAASTEADVIVFCGVHFMAETAKILNPGKTVLLPDLEAGCSLADACPADAFADFRRRHPDHIVVSYINCSAAVKAQSDLICTSSNAVHLVQQLPADRPILFAPDQNLGRWVARESGRELTLWPGSCIVHETFSEQALLQLRLEHPEAEVIAHPECQQHLLDLADFIGSTSKLLQRTETSAAPSFIVLTEPGILHQMRLRSPGKTLYEVPGADGCSCNACPYMRLNTLEKLWQCLHTMAPALELDEQIRQRALVPIERMLAMSA, encoded by the coding sequence CTGGCTGCCGCCATCGAGGCGCTGAAAAAGCAGCGCAACGCCATCATCCTGGCCCACTACTACCAGGACGACGCCATCCAGGACTGCGCTGATTTCATCGGTGATTCGCTCGAGCTCTCCCGCAGGGCGGCCAGCACCGAAGCCGATGTGATCGTCTTCTGCGGCGTTCACTTCATGGCCGAGACCGCCAAGATCCTCAACCCGGGCAAGACCGTGCTGCTGCCCGACCTTGAGGCCGGTTGCAGCCTGGCCGATGCCTGTCCGGCCGACGCCTTCGCCGACTTCCGCCGCCGCCACCCGGACCACATCGTGGTGAGCTACATCAATTGTTCCGCCGCGGTGAAGGCCCAGAGCGATCTGATCTGCACCAGCAGCAACGCCGTGCACCTGGTGCAGCAGCTGCCGGCCGACCGGCCGATCCTGTTCGCCCCCGACCAGAACCTGGGCCGCTGGGTCGCCCGCGAGAGCGGCCGGGAGCTGACCCTCTGGCCGGGAAGCTGCATCGTCCACGAGACCTTCAGCGAGCAGGCCCTGCTGCAGCTCCGCCTCGAACACCCCGAAGCCGAGGTGATCGCCCATCCGGAGTGTCAGCAGCATCTGCTGGATCTGGCCGACTTCATCGGCTCCACCAGCAAGCTCCTGCAGCGCACCGAAACCAGTGCCGCCCCCTCCTTCATCGTGCTCACCGAGCCGGGCATCCTGCATCAGATGCGCCTCCGCTCCCCCGGCAAGACCCTCTATGAAGTCCCGGGAGCCGACGGCTGCAGCTGCAACGCCTGTCCCTACATGCGCCTGAACACACTGGAGAAGCTGTGGCAGTGCCTGCACACCATGGCGCCGGCCCTCGAACTTGATGAGCAGATCCGCCAGCGGGCCCTGGTGCCGATCGAGCGCATGCTGGCGATGAGTGCCTGA
- a CDS encoding TIGR04168 family protein, whose protein sequence is MAELNIAIAGDLHDQWDRSDHDVLDRIRPDALLLVGDFSDGKSRIPELLATLELPVACVLGNHDAGKDGSGRTLRHQLELLGDLHCGWGLRELHPPGLAVVGARPGTAGGGYHLSKAVRAVYGPVGLQESAERISRAALSADPQLPLVLLAHSGPSGLGTQVDDLCARDWKAPACDWGDQDLALAVDQIRRRRPLPLVIFGHMHHALCHHQGERLSFRRDAQGTAFLNTASVPRHGVDQQGRALRHFSWVVFDDSGDLRHISHRWYGIDGALHYEQTLWTASLPKAGVLSPC, encoded by the coding sequence TTGGCTGAGCTGAACATCGCCATCGCCGGGGATCTGCACGATCAGTGGGACCGCAGCGACCACGACGTGCTGGATCGGATCCGTCCGGATGCCCTGCTCCTGGTGGGTGATTTCAGCGACGGCAAAAGTCGTATCCCCGAACTGCTCGCCACCCTTGAGCTGCCGGTGGCCTGCGTGCTCGGCAACCACGATGCGGGCAAGGACGGCAGCGGTCGCACCCTGCGGCATCAGTTGGAGCTGCTGGGTGACCTCCATTGCGGCTGGGGCCTCAGGGAGCTCCACCCCCCGGGTCTGGCCGTGGTGGGGGCCCGTCCCGGGACCGCCGGTGGCGGCTATCACCTCTCGAAGGCTGTCAGGGCCGTCTATGGGCCGGTGGGCCTGCAGGAGTCCGCCGAACGCATCAGCCGGGCGGCCCTGTCGGCCGATCCCCAGCTGCCGCTGGTGCTGCTGGCCCATTCCGGCCCCAGTGGCCTGGGCACCCAGGTGGACGACCTCTGCGCCCGCGACTGGAAGGCCCCTGCCTGCGACTGGGGCGATCAGGATCTGGCCCTGGCGGTGGACCAGATTCGCCGCCGCCGACCCCTGCCGCTGGTGATCTTCGGACACATGCACCACGCCCTTTGCCACCACCAGGGGGAGAGGCTCAGCTTCCGCCGCGACGCCCAGGGCACCGCTTTCCTCAACACCGCCTCCGTGCCCCGTCACGGGGTGGATCAGCAGGGGCGGGCCCTGCGCCACTTCAGTTGGGTCGTGTTTGACGACAGCGGTGACCTGCGCCATATCAGCCACCGCTGGTACGGCATCGATGGCGCCCTCCACTACGAGCAGACCCTGTGGACGGCCTCCCTGCCGAAGGCAGGCGTGCTGAGTCCTTGCTGA